A genomic segment from Cyanobium sp. NIES-981 encodes:
- a CDS encoding SWIM zinc finger family protein, producing the protein MTVSPITTQLGDEGLSQQPWWVDQWMELINSYRYKKRLERAWDYARSGNVTSIRFEGRRVHARVQGSRPDPYKVKLWLDVLNDDDWGFVLEALSQKARWSAQLLAGVMPEDIERAFAASGKRLFPFKLQEVRSECTCPDKTNPCKHVSAVFYLMGERFSEDPFVLFQLRGRSRAQLLADLAKRRRKVLAKQARSRGGGPDKAAPAHPVHAAILDPSRWWRYDAALPPDLVVITPAMEGDTGLDAAGPLPLAEEPRFPEANRLFLEHLQDHSRARAALAMARAMGNGDGEQAAVAQTAVAGT; encoded by the coding sequence ATGACCGTGAGCCCCATCACCACCCAGCTCGGCGATGAAGGCCTGAGCCAGCAGCCGTGGTGGGTGGACCAGTGGATGGAGTTGATCAACTCCTACCGCTACAAGAAACGGCTGGAGCGCGCCTGGGACTATGCCCGCTCCGGCAATGTCACCTCGATCCGCTTCGAGGGCCGCCGGGTGCACGCCCGGGTGCAGGGGAGCCGCCCCGATCCCTACAAGGTGAAGCTCTGGCTGGACGTGCTCAACGATGACGACTGGGGCTTCGTGCTCGAGGCCCTGAGTCAGAAGGCGCGCTGGTCGGCCCAGCTGCTGGCGGGGGTGATGCCCGAGGACATCGAACGGGCCTTCGCCGCCAGCGGCAAGCGGCTCTTCCCGTTCAAGCTGCAGGAGGTGCGCAGTGAGTGCACCTGCCCGGACAAGACCAACCCCTGCAAGCACGTCAGCGCCGTGTTCTACCTGATGGGGGAGCGCTTCAGCGAAGACCCCTTCGTGCTGTTCCAGCTGCGGGGGCGCTCCCGGGCCCAGCTGCTGGCCGATCTGGCCAAGCGGCGCCGCAAGGTGCTGGCCAAGCAGGCCCGCTCCCGCGGCGGCGGCCCGGACAAGGCCGCTCCCGCCCATCCGGTGCATGCCGCCATCCTCGATCCCAGCCGCTGGTGGCGCTACGACGCCGCCCTGCCGCCGGATCTGGTGGTGATCACCCCTGCCATGGAGGGCGACACCGGCCTGGATGCGGCCGGGCCGTTGCCCCTGGCGGAGGAGCCCCGCTTCCCCGAGGCCAACCGCCTGTTCCTGGAGCATCTCCAGGACCACAGCCGTGCGCGCGCTGCCCTGGCCATGGCGCGGGCGATGGGCAACGGCGATGGCGAGCAGGCGGCGGTGGCACAGACGGCGGTGGCGGGCACCTGA
- a CDS encoding helix-turn-helix domain-containing protein, with protein sequence MSTDALSVIPAGTLPFPPSQPPLHIAAGHTLLLDETALLRCASFVVQAGLLRVAVSEPGEIAPGSCAPWDLGPERVVTLGFLCGGDHLPLDLLRRARLHLEALTPVVLVAAAAGVPPAGAASLNDWTVALLLVRHLDDAEQRLLALLQLLAERLGRRCGAWVDLPLRLTHERIAGLIGHTRVTVTRLLSKWRQAGLIGVEASAEGGLRLSPTLLALRPAAGRSAV encoded by the coding sequence ATGTCGACTGACGCGCTCAGCGTCATCCCCGCCGGCACCCTCCCCTTCCCGCCCAGCCAGCCTCCCCTGCACATCGCGGCTGGGCACACCCTCCTCCTCGACGAAACGGCCCTCCTCCGTTGTGCGAGCTTCGTGGTGCAGGCCGGCCTGCTCCGGGTGGCTGTCAGCGAGCCTGGGGAGATCGCTCCCGGTTCATGCGCACCCTGGGACCTGGGCCCCGAGCGGGTGGTGACGCTGGGTTTCCTCTGTGGCGGTGACCATCTGCCCCTCGACCTGCTCCGTCGCGCCCGGCTGCATCTCGAGGCCCTCACCCCTGTGGTGCTGGTGGCGGCGGCGGCGGGGGTGCCGCCAGCTGGCGCGGCCAGCCTCAACGACTGGACCGTTGCGCTGCTGCTGGTGCGCCATCTGGACGACGCCGAGCAGCGGCTGCTGGCGCTGCTGCAACTGCTGGCGGAACGGCTGGGCCGGCGCTGCGGCGCCTGGGTGGATCTGCCGCTGCGGCTCACCCACGAGCGGATCGCCGGTCTGATCGGCCACACCCGCGTCACCGTGACGCGGCTGCTCTCCAAGTGGCGTCAGGCGGGGCTGATCGGGGTGGAGGCCTCGGCCGAAGGGGGGCTGCGCCTCAGCCCGACGCTGCTTGCCCTCAGGCCGGCCGCCGGCCGCAGCGCGGTCTGA
- a CDS encoding ABC transporter ATP-binding protein has protein sequence MATTSDPRRGFLEFEAVGQVFPTPRGPFEALRDINLSVNEGEFLCVIGHSGCGKSTLLNMVSGFLRPSHGRVTLHGEVIERPGPDRMVVFQNYSLLPWKTVWENVELAVKAARPELPRASRAQVVEHHLAMVHLLDSRDKRPPQLSGGMRQRVAIARALAVNPAVLVLDEPFGALDAITKEELQEELLAVWRVNRPTVLMITHDIDEALFLADRIVMMTNGPAATIGEILPVPFERPRRYESIQEDPRYAQLRNHAMDFLFRRHAHDVD, from the coding sequence ATGGCAACCACATCTGATCCCCGCCGGGGCTTCCTGGAGTTCGAGGCCGTGGGCCAGGTGTTCCCCACCCCGCGCGGCCCGTTCGAAGCCCTGCGCGACATCAATCTGAGCGTGAACGAGGGGGAGTTCCTCTGCGTGATCGGCCACTCCGGCTGTGGCAAGAGCACCCTGCTCAACATGGTGTCGGGATTCCTGCGTCCCAGCCATGGTCGCGTCACCCTGCACGGTGAGGTGATCGAACGCCCCGGCCCCGACCGGATGGTGGTGTTCCAGAACTACTCGCTCCTTCCCTGGAAAACGGTGTGGGAGAACGTGGAGCTGGCGGTGAAGGCGGCGCGGCCGGAGTTGCCCAGGGCCAGCCGCGCCCAGGTGGTGGAGCATCACCTGGCGATGGTGCACCTGCTCGACTCCCGGGACAAGCGTCCCCCCCAGCTCTCCGGTGGCATGCGGCAACGGGTGGCGATCGCCCGCGCCCTGGCCGTGAACCCGGCGGTGCTGGTGCTCGATGAGCCCTTCGGTGCCCTCGATGCGATCACCAAGGAGGAGCTGCAGGAGGAGCTGCTGGCGGTGTGGCGGGTGAATCGCCCCACGGTGCTGATGATCACCCACGACATCGATGAGGCGCTCTTCCTGGCGGACCGCATCGTGATGATGACCAACGGGCCTGCCGCCACCATCGGCGAGATTCTGCCGGTGCCGTTCGAGCGCCCCCGCCGCTACGAATCGATCCAGGAGGATCCGCGCTACGCCCAGCTGCGCAACCACGCCATGGATTTCCTCTTCCGCCGCCACGCCCACGATGTCGACTGA
- the ntrB gene encoding nitrate ABC transporter permease encodes MTLTASPPRSRSRLRRLLPGLPQVVPYLLCIGSFLLAWQLLSLLLGAARLPGPVNVIVDTWDPYISQPFYDDGGTSKGLGLQILISLQRVALGYGLSAVVGIAIGGLLGMNRFIGQGFDPVIQVLRTVPPLAWFPISLMVFQDANTSAVFVIFITAIWPIIINTAVGIRQIPQDYTNVARVLRLRKSDYIQNIVIPATVPYVFTGLRIAVGLAWLAIVAAEMLKADGGIGYFIWDAYNAGGDSSASQIILAIVYVGIVGLALDRLVAFVGSKVSKGAN; translated from the coding sequence ATGACCCTCACCGCCTCACCGCCCCGGAGCCGTTCGCGGTTGCGGAGGCTTCTGCCGGGCCTGCCCCAGGTGGTTCCCTATCTGCTCTGCATCGGCTCCTTCCTGCTGGCGTGGCAGCTGCTCTCGCTGCTGCTGGGTGCCGCCCGGCTGCCAGGGCCGGTGAACGTGATCGTGGATACGTGGGATCCGTACATCAGTCAGCCCTTCTATGACGATGGTGGCACCAGCAAGGGGCTGGGCCTGCAGATCCTGATCTCGCTGCAGCGGGTCGCCCTCGGCTATGGGCTTTCCGCCGTGGTGGGCATCGCCATCGGCGGGCTGCTCGGCATGAACCGGTTCATCGGCCAGGGTTTCGATCCCGTGATCCAGGTGCTGCGCACGGTGCCGCCGCTGGCCTGGTTCCCGATTTCGCTGATGGTGTTTCAGGATGCCAACACCTCGGCCGTGTTCGTGATCTTCATCACGGCGATCTGGCCGATCATCATCAACACGGCGGTCGGTATCCGCCAGATTCCCCAGGATTACACCAACGTGGCCCGTGTGTTGCGGCTGCGCAAGTCGGATTACATTCAGAACATCGTGATTCCGGCCACCGTTCCCTATGTGTTCACCGGGTTGAGAATTGCTGTGGGCCTGGCCTGGCTGGCGATCGTGGCTGCCGAGATGCTCAAGGCGGATGGGGGCATTGGCTATTTCATCTGGGACGCCTACAACGCCGGCGGTGACTCCAGCGCCAGTCAGATCATTCTGGCCATCGTGTATGTGGGCATCGTGGGGCTGGCCCTGGATCGGCTGGTGGCCTTCGTGGGCTCCAAGGTGAGCAAGGGAGCCAACTGA
- a CDS encoding CmpA/NrtA family ABC transporter substrate-binding protein translates to MSSLSRRKFLITAAGTAAGAVWLSACGSNQSTTSSTPAPTGASDTEVKGATLGFIALTDASPLIIAKEKGFFAKHGMPDTKVVKQTSWAATRDNLELGGGSGGIDGAHILTPMPYLLTAGKITKTNKPLPMYILARLNVNGQGLSLSNEFLAEKVTIKDPKLKEIADRKKASGKLLKAAMTFPGGTHDLWMRYWLSANGIDPNKDADLVVVPPPQMVANMQTGTMDTFCVGEPWNQRLVNKKLGYTAAITGELWKDHPEKAFSLRADWVDKNPKAAMALLMAVQEAQMWCQDPANLDELCEITSKDKYFKAKVEDIKPRLAGTFDYGDGRMVKDSPLRMHFWKDTDSYSFPYKSHDLWFLTEDIRWGYLPQDINTKTLIDQVNRSDMWKEAAKAIGQEKAIPASDSRGKETFFDGVVFDPENPKAYLDSLKIKALA, encoded by the coding sequence ATGTCAAGTCTTTCCCGCCGTAAGTTTCTGATCACCGCCGCCGGCACCGCCGCCGGTGCCGTCTGGTTGAGCGCGTGTGGCAGCAACCAGTCGACAACCAGTTCCACCCCTGCCCCCACGGGAGCTTCCGACACCGAGGTGAAGGGTGCCACCCTCGGTTTCATCGCCCTCACCGATGCCTCCCCCCTGATCATCGCCAAGGAGAAGGGCTTCTTCGCCAAGCACGGCATGCCCGACACCAAGGTGGTGAAGCAGACCTCCTGGGCCGCCACCCGCGACAACCTGGAACTCGGTGGAGGCAGCGGCGGCATCGATGGCGCCCACATCCTCACGCCGATGCCGTATCTGTTGACGGCCGGCAAAATCACCAAGACCAACAAGCCGCTGCCGATGTATATCCTGGCGCGCTTGAATGTGAATGGCCAGGGTCTTTCCCTCTCCAATGAGTTTCTGGCTGAAAAGGTCACGATCAAGGATCCCAAGCTGAAGGAGATCGCCGATCGCAAGAAGGCCAGCGGCAAGCTGCTCAAGGCTGCCATGACCTTCCCCGGCGGCACCCACGACCTCTGGATGCGCTACTGGCTGTCAGCCAACGGCATCGATCCCAACAAGGATGCCGACCTGGTGGTGGTGCCGCCCCCCCAGATGGTGGCCAACATGCAGACCGGCACCATGGACACCTTCTGTGTGGGTGAGCCGTGGAACCAGCGCCTGGTGAACAAGAAACTCGGCTACACTGCCGCGATCACCGGTGAGCTCTGGAAGGATCACCCCGAGAAGGCCTTCTCGCTGCGCGCCGACTGGGTGGACAAGAACCCCAAGGCCGCCATGGCCCTGCTGATGGCGGTGCAGGAGGCCCAGATGTGGTGTCAGGATCCGGCCAACCTCGACGAGCTGTGCGAGATCACCTCGAAGGACAAATACTTCAAGGCCAAGGTGGAAGACATCAAGCCCCGCCTGGCTGGAACCTTCGACTACGGCGATGGCCGCATGGTGAAGGATTCGCCCCTGCGCATGCACTTCTGGAAGGACACCGATTCCTACTCCTTCCCCTACAAGAGCCACGATCTCTGGTTCCTCACCGAGGACATCCGCTGGGGCTACCTGCCCCAGGACATCAACACCAAGACCCTGATCGACCAGGTGAACCGCTCCGACATGTGGAAGGAGGCCGCCAAGGCCATCGGCCAGGAGAAGGCCATCCCCGCCAGTGATTCCCGCGGCAAGGAAACCTTCTTCGATGGTGTGGTGTTTGACCCCGAGAACCCGAAGGCCTACCTCGACAGCCTCAAGATCAAGGCGCTGGCCTGA
- a CDS encoding MEKHLA domain-containing protein — MPTPAAWFSPAALQAALRILQSHQRAFGRPLLGGLRADASPEQQAEALFSSAAPVLAHDGADPGADPGPRLIYANRAALVLWKRRWAEMVGLPSQLTAEPHERGRRHQALRSARAATALEGYSGVRIDSQGRRFQIRGARLWTLWDAAGQPCGQAARFSDWHWL, encoded by the coding sequence GTGCCGACCCCCGCGGCCTGGTTCTCCCCAGCGGCACTTCAGGCCGCCCTGCGGATCCTGCAGTCCCACCAGCGGGCCTTCGGGCGGCCCCTGCTGGGGGGTCTGCGCGCCGATGCATCACCGGAGCAGCAGGCGGAGGCCCTGTTCAGCTCTGCGGCACCGGTGCTGGCCCATGACGGCGCCGATCCCGGCGCTGATCCCGGCCCCCGGCTGATCTATGCCAACCGGGCCGCCCTGGTGCTCTGGAAGCGCCGCTGGGCGGAGATGGTGGGGCTGCCCTCCCAGCTCACGGCCGAACCCCACGAGCGCGGCCGCCGCCACCAGGCCCTGCGCAGCGCCCGGGCGGCCACGGCCCTCGAGGGCTACAGCGGCGTGCGCATCGACAGCCAGGGCCGGCGCTTCCAGATCAGGGGAGCGCGCCTCTGGACGCTGTGGGACGCCGCAGGCCAGCCCTGCGGGCAGGCCGCGCGCTTCAGCGACTGGCACTGGCTGTGA
- a CDS encoding diflavin flavoprotein: MGAVTSTSATTSGAASGATSEAAPRLSLQCEAIAADTTTIRSLDWDRSRFDIEFGLRNGTTYNAFLVRGEQTALIDTSHLKFADTWLPLLEEQVDPLAIDCLIVSHTEPDHSGLIGHLIDRNPEILIVGSKVAIQFLENQVHRPFRSRAVKSGDELDLGTNPESGVQHRFSFLSAPNLHWPDTIFSYDHGTGILYTCDAFGLHYCSEDVFDVDPGAIAPDFRFYYDCLMGPNARSVLQALKRMEGLPEITTIAVGHGPLLRHHLSLWVDDYRDWSTGRSSGEVYAAVCYVSQYGFCDRLSQAIARGIGKAGAQVQLVDLRATDAQELSALVGEASAVVVPTWPAGADAELQASIGTLLAALKPKQWVACYDAFGGNDEPIDTVAAKLRSLGQKPAFDPLRVRQVPQAEDYQRCEEAGTDLGQLLTKAKTIAAMKALDGDLDKALGRLSGGLYVVTAQQTTDDGGSLSSAMVASWVSQASFEPPGITVAVAKDRAIESLMQVGDRFVLNILREDNHQQLLRHFLKRFPPGADRFAGVAIVEGAAAGGPVLGDALAFLGCRVAQRMEGPDHWIIYAEVEEGNVADTEATTAVHHRKVGNHY, translated from the coding sequence ATGGGAGCTGTCACCTCCACGTCCGCCACGACGTCCGGCGCCGCCTCCGGAGCCACCTCCGAAGCGGCGCCCCGCCTCAGCCTGCAGTGCGAGGCCATCGCCGCCGACACCACCACCATCCGCTCGCTGGACTGGGACCGCAGCCGCTTCGACATCGAGTTCGGTCTTCGCAACGGCACCACCTACAACGCCTTCCTGGTGCGGGGCGAGCAGACGGCGCTGATCGACACCAGCCACCTCAAGTTCGCCGATACCTGGCTGCCCCTGCTGGAGGAGCAGGTCGATCCCCTGGCGATCGACTGTCTGATCGTGTCGCACACCGAACCAGACCATTCCGGGCTGATCGGCCACCTGATCGATCGCAATCCGGAGATCCTGATCGTGGGCTCGAAGGTGGCGATCCAGTTCCTGGAGAACCAGGTGCACCGCCCCTTCCGCAGCCGTGCCGTCAAGAGTGGCGACGAACTCGATCTGGGCACCAACCCCGAGAGCGGCGTGCAGCACCGCTTCTCCTTCCTCAGCGCCCCCAACCTGCACTGGCCCGACACGATCTTTTCCTACGACCACGGCACCGGCATCCTCTACACCTGCGACGCCTTCGGCCTCCACTACTGCTCCGAAGATGTGTTCGACGTGGATCCCGGCGCGATCGCCCCGGACTTCCGCTTCTACTACGACTGCCTGATGGGCCCCAACGCCCGCAGCGTGCTGCAGGCGCTCAAGCGCATGGAGGGGCTGCCGGAGATCACCACGATCGCCGTGGGGCACGGTCCGCTGCTGCGCCATCACCTCAGCCTCTGGGTGGACGACTACCGCGACTGGAGCACGGGCCGCAGCAGCGGTGAGGTGTACGCGGCCGTGTGTTACGTGAGCCAGTACGGCTTCTGCGACCGGCTCAGCCAGGCCATCGCCCGCGGCATCGGCAAGGCCGGCGCCCAAGTGCAGCTGGTGGATCTGCGCGCCACCGACGCCCAGGAGCTCAGTGCCCTGGTGGGCGAGGCGAGCGCCGTGGTGGTGCCCACCTGGCCGGCCGGAGCCGACGCCGAGCTGCAGGCCTCGATCGGCACGTTGTTGGCGGCCCTCAAGCCCAAGCAGTGGGTGGCCTGCTACGACGCCTTCGGCGGCAACGACGAGCCGATCGACACCGTGGCCGCCAAGCTGCGCAGCCTCGGCCAGAAGCCGGCCTTCGATCCCCTGCGGGTGCGCCAGGTGCCCCAGGCGGAGGACTACCAGCGCTGCGAGGAGGCCGGCACCGACCTGGGCCAGCTGCTCACCAAGGCGAAGACGATCGCGGCCATGAAAGCCCTCGACGGTGACCTCGACAAGGCTCTGGGCCGCCTCAGCGGCGGGCTTTACGTGGTGACGGCCCAGCAGACCACCGACGATGGGGGATCACTCAGCAGCGCCATGGTGGCCAGCTGGGTGAGCCAGGCCAGCTTCGAGCCGCCCGGCATCACCGTGGCGGTGGCCAAGGACCGGGCGATCGAATCGCTGATGCAGGTGGGCGACCGCTTCGTGCTCAACATCCTGCGGGAGGACAACCACCAGCAGCTGCTGCGCCACTTCCTCAAGCGTTTCCCGCCCGGGGCCGACCGCTTCGCCGGCGTGGCCATCGTGGAGGGAGCCGCCGCCGGCGGGCCCGTGCTCGGCGATGCCCTGGCGTTCCTCGGCTGCCGCGTGGCCCAGCGGATGGAGGGCCCCGACCACTGGATCATCTATGCCGAAGTGGAGGAGGGCAATGTGGCCGACACTGAGGCCACCACCGCCGTGCACCACCGCAAGGTGGGCAACCACTACTGA
- a CDS encoding diflavin flavoprotein: MKTSISGSAVAAAPAVERRVLVIPLEPGLVCLRGLSPRRSRFEVEYGLERGTTANSFLFESGSSEGGHTVPPVLIHPPGMTYAEPFFAALAELVPGDAPLKVVVGVVNPNRVELLRAMAERWPHMALVASNAGAKLVRELWDQRRPAPAGAPEPAPLPPQPPIDVVKQEACRPLAAGLQLRLIPAPTPRWPGALMAFEESTGLLMSSKFFSAHICQERFAEANRSSTEEDRRWFYDCLMAPMARQVDTVLDRIDELPIRTIAPFHGPAIAESWRSLLADYRRWGEGQNRSRLSVALLYASAYGNTATIADALAQGVARTGVRVESLNCEFSEPEQLLAVIRSADALLIGSPTLGGHAPTPIVAALGTVLAEGDRSKPVGVFGSYGWSGEALDLLESKLRDGGFRFAFEPIKVKFSPDPVTVKTIEETGTALGRELLGARKRQERRTAGGLQESRTNPAIQALGRVVGSLCVLTAVKPSGDTRLGGAMVASWVSQASFTPPGFTVAVAKDRAVEGLLHIGDRFALNVLAAGRETGPMKQFLKPFSPGADRFAGLNLEETPGGQPVLPEALAWLEARVSQRMECGDHWLIYAEAREGGVLDAAGTTAVHQRRSGAQY; encoded by the coding sequence ATGAAGACCTCGATCAGCGGATCAGCCGTTGCAGCAGCCCCGGCAGTTGAGCGCCGCGTGCTGGTGATCCCCCTGGAGCCCGGCCTGGTGTGCCTGCGGGGGCTGAGTCCACGCCGGTCGCGCTTCGAGGTGGAGTACGGCCTGGAGCGGGGCACCACGGCCAACAGCTTCCTGTTCGAGTCGGGCAGCTCCGAGGGCGGCCACACCGTGCCGCCGGTGCTGATCCATCCCCCGGGCATGACCTATGCCGAACCCTTCTTCGCGGCCCTGGCGGAGCTGGTGCCCGGCGATGCTCCACTGAAGGTGGTGGTGGGGGTGGTGAACCCCAACCGGGTGGAACTGCTGCGGGCCATGGCGGAGCGCTGGCCCCACATGGCCCTGGTGGCCTCCAATGCCGGGGCCAAGCTGGTGCGCGAACTCTGGGATCAGCGGCGGCCCGCCCCGGCCGGCGCGCCGGAGCCGGCACCCCTGCCGCCCCAGCCGCCGATCGACGTGGTGAAGCAGGAGGCGTGCCGGCCCCTGGCCGCTGGACTGCAGCTGCGGCTGATCCCGGCCCCCACCCCCCGCTGGCCCGGCGCCCTGATGGCCTTCGAGGAGAGCACAGGCCTGCTGATGAGCAGCAAGTTCTTCTCCGCCCACATCTGCCAGGAGCGGTTCGCCGAGGCGAACCGCAGCAGCACCGAGGAAGACCGGCGCTGGTTCTACGACTGCCTGATGGCCCCGATGGCCCGGCAGGTGGACACCGTTCTCGACCGGATCGACGAACTGCCGATCCGCACGATCGCGCCCTTCCACGGCCCGGCCATCGCCGAGAGCTGGCGCAGCCTCCTGGCCGACTACCGCCGCTGGGGGGAGGGCCAGAACCGCTCCCGGCTGTCGGTGGCCCTGCTCTACGCCAGCGCCTACGGCAACACCGCCACCATCGCCGATGCCCTGGCCCAGGGGGTGGCCCGCACGGGCGTGCGGGTGGAGAGCCTCAACTGCGAGTTCAGCGAGCCTGAGCAGCTGCTCGCCGTGATCCGCTCCGCCGATGCCCTGCTGATCGGCTCCCCCACCCTGGGCGGCCATGCCCCCACGCCGATCGTGGCGGCCCTCGGCACAGTGCTCGCCGAGGGCGACCGCAGCAAGCCGGTGGGGGTGTTCGGCAGCTACGGCTGGAGCGGCGAGGCCCTCGACCTGCTGGAGAGCAAGCTGCGCGACGGCGGCTTCCGCTTCGCCTTCGAGCCGATCAAGGTGAAGTTCAGCCCCGATCCCGTCACCGTCAAGACGATCGAGGAAACCGGCACGGCCCTGGGCCGGGAGCTGCTCGGCGCCAGAAAACGCCAGGAGCGCCGCACCGCCGGAGGCCTGCAGGAGAGCCGCACCAACCCCGCCATCCAGGCGCTGGGCCGGGTGGTGGGCTCCCTGTGCGTGCTCACGGCCGTGAAGCCCTCCGGCGATACGCGTCTGGGGGGGGCGATGGTGGCCAGCTGGGTGAGCCAGGCCAGTTTCACGCCCCCTGGCTTCACCGTGGCCGTGGCCAAGGACCGGGCAGTGGAGGGGCTGCTCCACATCGGCGACCGGTTCGCGCTCAATGTGCTGGCGGCGGGCCGGGAGACCGGTCCCATGAAACAGTTCCTCAAACCCTTCAGCCCGGGGGCCGACCGCTTTGCGGGGCTCAACCTGGAGGAGACCCCCGGAGGCCAGCCCGTGCTGCCCGAGGCCCTCGCCTGGCTCGAAGCCCGCGTGAGCCAGCGGATGGAGTGCGGCGACCACTGGCTCATCTACGCCGAAGCCCGTGAGGGTGGGGTGCTCGATGCCGCCGGCACCACGGCGGTGCACCAGCGGCGCAGCGGCGCCCAGTACTGA